A region from the Saccharomonospora azurea NA-128 genome encodes:
- a CDS encoding RidA family protein: MSTSRKEAVSTPEAPAPVASYSQAVRKGNILQVAGQVGVDPATGEPADGGVAGQTRQVFANLRAVLRAAGADLDDVVMLRAYLTDTAHFAEFNATYNELVSEPYPARTTVYVGLPGRLLVEIDALAVLD; encoded by the coding sequence ATGAGCACTTCGCGTAAAGAGGCGGTCAGCACGCCGGAGGCGCCGGCCCCGGTGGCGTCGTACTCGCAGGCCGTGCGCAAGGGAAACATTCTGCAGGTGGCGGGTCAGGTCGGTGTCGACCCGGCGACCGGCGAGCCCGCCGACGGTGGTGTGGCCGGACAGACCCGCCAGGTGTTCGCCAACCTGCGCGCCGTGCTTCGTGCCGCGGGCGCCGATCTCGACGACGTCGTCATGCTGCGGGCCTATCTCACCGACACCGCGCACTTCGCCGAGTTCAACGCCACCTACAACGAGCTCGTCTCCGAGCCGTACCCGGCCCGCACGACGGTGTACGTGGGTCTGCCCGGCCGGCTGCTCGTGGAGATCGACGCGCTCGCGGTGCTGGACTGA
- a CDS encoding DUF1844 domain-containing protein, translating into MQDDSFNASEPARDSAGAADTPDTENVRELSAIPSVEVISRAAVMLMSAAAERLGLADEDPDSSPLRDLDEARRLITALAGLVTASGEYLGLHAAPLRDGLQSLQKAFREASAVPDAPGQGPGEKYTGPVY; encoded by the coding sequence GTGCAAGACGACTCTTTCAACGCTTCCGAGCCCGCTCGGGATTCCGCGGGAGCAGCCGACACGCCGGACACCGAGAACGTGCGCGAACTGAGCGCCATTCCCAGCGTGGAGGTGATCAGCCGGGCGGCGGTGATGCTGATGTCCGCGGCCGCGGAACGTCTCGGGCTCGCCGACGAGGACCCCGACTCCAGCCCGCTGCGCGACCTGGACGAGGCGCGACGGCTCATCACGGCGCTGGCCGGTCTGGTGACCGCGTCCGGCGAGTACCTCGGGCTGCACGCCGCTCCGCTGCGCGACGGTCTGCAGTCGTTGCAGAAGGCGTTCCGCGAGGCCTCGGCCGTGCCCGACGCACCGGGTCAGGGACCGGGCGAGAAGTACACCGGGCCGGTGTACTGA
- a CDS encoding response regulator transcription factor — translation MISVLVVEDDPVAADAHRAFVERVSGFTVAGVVHSGGAAVRFCRAHRVDLVLLDFYLPDTHGLAVCRALRATGAPIDVIAVTSARELSVVRGAVSAGVVQYLLKPFTFAALRDKLDSYARFRERVASPGEASGQADIDRVLATLRTPGHGSTPKGMSTATLDAVTAVLAESTGGLSATAVAEATGVARVTARRYLEYLADHGFARRHPHYGTVGRPEVRYVSVGPRASDDGGLGRSPEAS, via the coding sequence ATGATCAGTGTGCTGGTGGTCGAGGACGACCCCGTGGCAGCCGATGCGCATCGCGCGTTCGTCGAACGGGTCTCGGGTTTCACCGTCGCGGGAGTCGTGCACTCGGGAGGAGCGGCCGTGCGGTTCTGCCGGGCGCACCGAGTCGACCTCGTCCTGCTCGACTTCTATCTGCCCGACACCCACGGTCTCGCCGTGTGCCGGGCGTTGCGCGCCACGGGTGCGCCCATCGACGTGATCGCGGTGACGTCCGCGCGGGAACTGTCCGTCGTGCGCGGGGCGGTGTCCGCGGGCGTGGTGCAGTATCTGCTGAAGCCGTTCACCTTCGCGGCGTTGCGGGACAAGCTCGACAGCTACGCCCGGTTCCGCGAGCGCGTGGCCAGCCCCGGCGAGGCCAGTGGGCAGGCGGACATCGATCGTGTGCTCGCGACCCTGCGCACCCCTGGCCACGGTTCGACGCCGAAGGGGATGAGCACGGCGACGCTCGACGCGGTGACCGCCGTGCTCGCCGAGTCGACGGGAGGTCTGTCGGCCACCGCCGTCGCGGAGGCCACCGGTGTCGCCCGCGTCACGGCCCGTCGCTATCTTGAGTACCTCGCCGATCATGGATTCGCCCGCCGGCACCCGCACTACGGGACGGTGGGCAGGCCCGAGGTCCGGTACGTGTCCGTCGGACCCAGGGCCTCCGACGACGGCGGGCTCGGGCGTTCCCCCGAGGCGTCCTAG
- a CDS encoding ATP-binding protein: MRRSSRFRLPGPRNRRWSVARQLLVLQLSVVGVLVIGGTSLAYFDAAGTVEDNATEEVVSVAITLADSPDVRTAVSRPNPSATLQPFAEQVRTDTGVDFVTIMNPDRTRYTHPNPDRIGEPFIGTIEPALRGRLVTETYTGTLGPSVRAVAPVFVDGEVAALVAVGITVEAISTELAQRLPPVFGVAAGALFVGAIGSVAVSNRLRAQTRGVAPDDLSRMFDYYEAILHSVREGLVLVDRDGRVGLYNDAAAELLDLPGDVRGVEVSELGLADALTRTLTAEDAVVDELHVTETRVLLVNTVPVRSRGRAMGNVVTLRDHTELQSLTGELDTVRGFAESLRAQAHESANRLHAVVSLVELGRTEQAVSLATSELRTAQELTDRVLGAVSEPVLAALLLGKSSEAAERGVELVITDDTILDDVSVTIDPRDVITVLGNLVDNAVDAAVETAAERAPTVRVSVRADDGTLAVRVADSGPGIDPDVGSRIFRRGWSTKSGGGKTGRGLGLALVGQTVRRLGGTVSVSNADDGGAVFTVRVPLRVSTGHPQ; this comes from the coding sequence GTGCGCCGTTCGTCCCGTTTCCGGCTCCCCGGTCCGCGCAACCGGCGGTGGAGTGTCGCTCGCCAGCTGCTCGTCCTGCAGCTCAGCGTCGTGGGCGTGCTGGTGATCGGGGGCACCTCGCTGGCGTACTTCGACGCCGCGGGCACCGTGGAGGACAACGCCACCGAGGAGGTCGTGTCGGTGGCGATCACCCTCGCCGACTCTCCCGACGTGCGGACGGCGGTGTCGCGGCCGAACCCCAGCGCGACGTTGCAACCGTTCGCCGAGCAGGTCCGCACCGACACCGGCGTCGACTTCGTCACGATCATGAACCCTGACCGGACCCGGTACACGCACCCGAATCCCGACCGCATCGGCGAGCCGTTCATCGGCACCATCGAGCCGGCCCTGCGCGGACGCCTGGTCACCGAGACCTACACGGGAACGCTCGGTCCGTCGGTGCGTGCGGTCGCACCCGTGTTCGTCGACGGCGAGGTCGCGGCACTCGTGGCCGTGGGCATCACCGTGGAGGCGATCTCCACGGAACTCGCGCAGAGGCTGCCGCCCGTGTTCGGGGTCGCCGCGGGCGCCCTCTTCGTGGGGGCGATCGGCAGCGTGGCCGTGAGCAATCGTCTTCGAGCGCAGACCCGCGGCGTGGCCCCGGACGATCTGAGCCGCATGTTCGACTACTACGAGGCCATCCTGCACTCGGTGCGGGAAGGGCTCGTTCTCGTCGATCGCGACGGGCGGGTGGGCCTCTACAACGACGCCGCCGCCGAACTGCTCGACCTGCCGGGTGACGTCCGCGGCGTCGAGGTGTCCGAGCTCGGGCTCGCCGACGCGCTCACCCGCACCTTGACCGCGGAGGACGCGGTCGTGGACGAACTCCACGTCACCGAGACCCGGGTGCTGCTCGTGAACACGGTCCCGGTGCGCTCCCGCGGTCGGGCGATGGGCAACGTCGTGACGTTGCGCGACCACACCGAGTTGCAGTCCCTGACGGGGGAGTTGGACACCGTGCGGGGGTTCGCCGAGTCGCTGCGGGCCCAGGCACACGAGTCGGCGAACCGGCTCCACGCGGTGGTGTCGCTCGTCGAACTCGGTCGCACGGAGCAGGCGGTCTCGCTCGCGACCTCGGAGCTGCGCACCGCTCAGGAACTCACCGACCGCGTGCTCGGCGCGGTGTCGGAACCGGTGCTGGCGGCCCTGCTGCTGGGCAAGTCGAGCGAGGCCGCCGAACGCGGGGTCGAACTCGTCATCACCGACGACACCATCCTCGACGACGTGAGCGTGACGATCGACCCACGAGACGTCATCACGGTGCTCGGCAACCTCGTCGACAACGCCGTGGACGCCGCGGTGGAGACGGCGGCCGAGCGGGCTCCCACGGTGCGGGTGTCGGTGCGGGCCGACGACGGGACGCTCGCGGTCCGGGTCGCCGACAGCGGTCCGGGCATCGACCCGGACGTCGGCTCGCGCATCTTCCGCCGGGGATGGTCGACGAAGTCGGGTGGTGGCAAGACGGGGCGCGGGCTCGGCCTCGCGCTCGTCGGCCAGACCGTGCGCAGGCTCGGCGGTACCGTCTCCGTCTCGAACGCGGACGACGGAGGAGCCGTATTCACCGTCCGTGTTCCTCTCCGCGTCAGTACGGGCCACCCTCAGTAA